In Nostoc sp. GT001, a genomic segment contains:
- a CDS encoding NAD(P)H-dependent oxidoreductase, translating into MKFKTIVFYGSYRSDRQGIKAARFMIDQLKQRNHEVIFADAKEYDFGLLDRMYKEYGKGQAPAKMEELAEHIRTADGFVVVAGEYNHSIQPGLSNLMDHYLEEYFFRPAGIVCYSAGSFGGVRAAIQLRAFLSEMGMPTISSIFAISKIGNSLDEAGTSQETALPKRVGQFLDELEWYEEALQRQKKEKGTPF; encoded by the coding sequence GTGAAATTCAAAACAATAGTCTTCTATGGTTCCTACAGGAGCGATCGCCAGGGCATTAAAGCTGCTAGATTCATGATTGACCAGCTTAAGCAAAGAAACCATGAGGTGATTTTTGCGGATGCAAAGGAGTATGACTTTGGTCTTTTAGACCGGATGTATAAAGAATATGGCAAAGGTCAGGCTCCTGCAAAGATGGAAGAACTGGCAGAACATATCCGAACCGCAGACGGTTTTGTAGTTGTTGCAGGAGAGTACAACCATTCCATTCAACCAGGGTTGAGCAATCTGATGGATCACTATCTAGAAGAATATTTTTTCCGTCCTGCTGGTATTGTTTGTTACTCAGCTGGTAGCTTTGGAGGAGTACGGGCAGCCATTCAGTTACGCGCTTTTCTGTCAGAGATGGGAATGCCTACTATTTCAAGCATTTTTGCTATTTCTAAAATTGGAAACTCTCTGGATGAAGCAGGTACTTCACAGGAAACTGCTTTGCCCAAAAGAGTCGGTCAATTTTTAGATGAATTAGAGTGGTACGAAGAAGCATTACAACGACAAAAAAAAGAAAAAGGAACTCCCTTCTAA
- a CDS encoding MFS transporter, producing the protein MLNSEIQKDLRHNFTVSVIESGFFGFGSGFASFFTILPLFVSTLTDSALLIGLIPAIPRLGWQLPQLLTANKVARLQCYKPTVMLLTIHQKLPFLGLALVALLQLELNHQTILLLTFAILIWQGLGGGVSATAWQSMIAKIVPSRKLGIFYGTLAASGNFMSICGAAIAGLLLKEIAQPFNFALCFLCASLAMALSWFFMSRTREPVNTTSSAFETRREFWDSVGVILRCDENFRCFVIARMISQLALMPLPFYTLYAVHQYGMGEASVGLITTLLMVTQTIAGLVLGWLGDRTGRKLVLETGCIACAFSSVLACLAPNANWFYLVFIGAGIGMMALQNIAAVMTLEFGNQYQRPAYIGLGNTLVAPATILAPLLGGWIVENIDYRTTFLVAAIGALVTTLLLHVGVSDPRYLEENFSNDSVNVLPE; encoded by the coding sequence ATGCTTAATTCTGAAATTCAAAAAGACCTTCGCCATAACTTTACTGTCAGTGTTATTGAAAGTGGATTTTTTGGTTTTGGGAGTGGTTTTGCTTCATTTTTCACGATTCTTCCGCTATTTGTTAGCACTCTTACCGATTCTGCATTGCTCATCGGTCTGATCCCGGCTATTCCACGCTTAGGCTGGCAATTACCTCAGCTATTAACAGCTAATAAAGTAGCTCGTCTACAGTGTTACAAACCAACTGTAATGTTGTTGACAATTCATCAGAAGCTTCCTTTTTTGGGATTAGCACTGGTGGCTTTATTACAACTAGAACTCAATCACCAAACTATCTTACTGTTGACATTTGCCATACTCATTTGGCAAGGGCTAGGTGGTGGGGTTAGCGCCACTGCTTGGCAAAGCATGATTGCTAAAATTGTTCCCTCCAGAAAGCTTGGTATTTTTTACGGTACTTTAGCAGCATCTGGTAATTTTATGAGTATTTGTGGTGCTGCGATCGCTGGTTTACTACTTAAGGAAATCGCTCAACCATTTAACTTTGCTCTATGTTTTTTGTGTGCCAGTTTGGCAATGGCTCTATCTTGGTTTTTTATGTCTAGGACGCGAGAGCCAGTAAACACCACATCATCAGCCTTTGAAACTAGACGTGAATTTTGGGACAGTGTGGGTGTAATTCTCCGGTGCGATGAGAATTTTCGTTGCTTTGTGATCGCACGTATGATCTCACAGTTAGCATTGATGCCACTTCCCTTCTATACACTCTATGCCGTACATCAATATGGGATGGGAGAAGCATCTGTTGGGTTAATTACTACTTTATTGATGGTTACACAAACTATTGCTGGATTAGTTTTGGGGTGGTTAGGCGATCGCACGGGTCGTAAGTTAGTCTTGGAAACTGGTTGTATTGCTTGTGCATTCAGTTCGGTTTTAGCTTGTCTAGCACCCAATGCAAACTGGTTTTACTTGGTATTTATAGGAGCGGGAATAGGTATGATGGCTCTGCAAAACATTGCTGCGGTAATGACTTTAGAGTTTGGCAACCAATACCAACGACCAGCCTATATTGGTCTTGGTAATACCCTTGTTGCCCCTGCCACCATCCTTGCTCCCCTACTAGGTGGATGGATAGTGGAGAATATTGACTATAGAACTACCTTCTTAGTAGCAGCTATCGGTGCATTAGTTACAACACTGCTTTTGCACGTAGGAGTAAGCGATCCACGCTATCTTGAAGAAAATTTTAGTAACGATTCAGTTAATGTTTTGCCTGAGTAG
- a CDS encoding Precorrin-3B methylase: MTKEDTPLTGDALIKEVCRRIRVARSYWDAHNNAACRGERDRALALYNTLTKEQKDRIPQVLRVWLRYRSEKYFGAHRTPPKSARKSKHI; the protein is encoded by the coding sequence ATGACCAAGGAAGATACTCCACTGACAGGAGACGCACTGATTAAAGAAGTCTGTCGGCGGATTCGAGTAGCTCGCAGCTATTGGGATGCTCACAATAATGCTGCTTGTCGGGGCGAACGCGATCGCGCTTTAGCTCTTTACAACACTCTGACTAAGGAACAAAAAGACCGGATTCCGCAAGTGTTGCGGGTGTGGTTGCGTTACCGCAGTGAGAAATATTTTGGCGCACACCGAACGCCGCCAAAGTCAGCACGAAAATCAAAACATATCTAA
- a CDS encoding DUF3592 domain-containing protein, which yields MNFQPHQNTFDDKLSASIGLAIGLVFLGGGFWVRNIIAHEGATLNETRGTVVDSISRRDRSSTNNNEQKETYAPVIEFLANGKRTRFTGNYESYRSSNGQMVVIRYNPQQPISTARVVNPLEGLVPWGMFGMGGLAVVFSVGTLLPIRWSSGG from the coding sequence ATGAATTTCCAACCTCACCAAAATACTTTTGATGACAAACTAAGCGCAAGTATTGGACTGGCCATTGGATTGGTGTTTCTTGGGGGCGGTTTTTGGGTACGTAACATAATCGCCCACGAAGGTGCAACACTAAATGAAACACGTGGTACGGTGGTAGACAGCATCAGTCGTCGCGATCGCAGCAGTACGAACAACAATGAGCAAAAAGAAACCTATGCGCCAGTTATCGAGTTTTTAGCCAACGGTAAACGCACTCGCTTTACAGGCAATTATGAATCCTACCGTTCCAGCAACGGCCAGATGGTGGTGATACGTTACAATCCTCAACAACCCATAAGTACTGCGCGTGTCGTGAATCCGCTGGAAGGTTTAGTACCTTGGGGAATGTTTGGTATGGGTGGGTTAGCTGTGGTTTTTAGCGTGGGCACACTGTTGCCTATACGCTGGTCTTCAGGTGGGTAA
- a CDS encoding family 10 glycosylhydrolase — translation MTTQFWKKSREINATLTNLLFKPIHRRVLLGLSKASQKTSPWLLKKRLLPLLCLISFFLVLLLNSFAPAVAQLPPQPRQEIRGVWLSGNDFSVFRNRSQVQAAMSQLRQLNFNTVYPVVWNDGYTQYPSAIMQKKGIPFFFKGADGQDVIADIITQARSQGLLAIPWFEFGFMVPLTSELASQHPDWLTQKGDGTQTSISAAGEVAWLNPFHPEVQQLIRELVMEVIAKYDADGVQFDDHMSLPVDFGYDKYTISLYTQETGNPPPPNPQAQAWIKWRADKMTAFMVDLYQTVKARKPNAIFSVAPNYYNFAYKMQLQDWLNWVRLGIVDELVMQVYRNDLESFIAQITRPEILETQQIIPTGIGIMAGLRNRPVAIPQIKSQVEAAQQRGLGIGFFYYESLWDIAPEPAAQRQSAFAALFPNSALRDISQNTPRKTTFNTVSLPLYPKPSLGQRVRGYFLEVAIANGQPKRILLDTGSAGLRVPKEFLGNSPIQRTGQNIKEVLSDGTILEGELVYANVRFGLIPTAEPVPVQVVTSRQCSADKPKCSAKSGVPFSGIIGVNYFEKSLPYNPLRKLSGNLSNGFIVVGNGGSNKNGSLILGLTAENQAGFKMASWSPQPEINDVPGKRWDSRLSKVCLTLAGSSAKNLCNSRAIADTGTINGLTEFKSASTAGKLKPGVLGSANAVKVGINGIFDYSLTPGKRDGFNRWNLSISPQSELTIFVNPGIALFDKYDVLFDQVNGKQGFRSRR, via the coding sequence ATGACAACTCAGTTTTGGAAAAAAAGTAGAGAAATTAATGCAACTCTAACTAACTTACTATTTAAGCCTATACACAGACGGGTACTACTAGGTCTAAGCAAAGCGAGTCAAAAGACATCGCCGTGGCTTTTGAAAAAGCGTCTGCTGCCATTATTATGTCTGATATCATTCTTTCTAGTATTGCTACTAAACAGCTTTGCCCCTGCTGTTGCCCAACTACCTCCTCAACCTCGTCAAGAAATTCGGGGAGTATGGCTAAGTGGTAACGATTTTAGCGTTTTTAGAAATCGTTCACAGGTGCAAGCAGCTATGAGTCAACTGCGGCAGTTAAACTTTAATACTGTTTATCCCGTAGTTTGGAATGATGGTTATACACAATACCCCAGTGCCATCATGCAGAAAAAGGGTATCCCGTTTTTCTTCAAGGGAGCAGATGGACAAGATGTAATTGCAGACATTATTACTCAAGCCCGCAGCCAAGGGTTACTAGCAATACCCTGGTTTGAATTTGGTTTTATGGTTCCTCTAACTTCGGAACTTGCATCGCAGCATCCAGATTGGCTAACACAAAAAGGGGATGGGACTCAAACTTCAATTAGCGCTGCGGGTGAAGTAGCGTGGTTGAATCCCTTTCACCCCGAAGTGCAACAGCTTATCCGCGAACTCGTGATGGAAGTGATAGCTAAATACGATGCTGATGGCGTTCAATTTGACGACCACATGAGTTTACCTGTAGATTTTGGTTACGATAAGTACACAATTAGTCTATATACTCAAGAAACTGGGAATCCTCCACCACCCAATCCCCAAGCCCAAGCATGGATAAAATGGCGGGCAGATAAAATGACTGCATTCATGGTAGACCTTTACCAAACAGTGAAAGCCAGAAAACCGAATGCTATTTTTTCAGTTGCTCCTAATTACTATAATTTCGCCTATAAAATGCAACTGCAAGATTGGCTAAACTGGGTACGGTTGGGTATTGTTGATGAGTTGGTCATGCAGGTGTATCGTAATGATTTGGAAAGTTTTATCGCTCAAATTACCCGCCCAGAAATTTTAGAAACCCAACAAATCATTCCAACTGGTATCGGGATTATGGCGGGTTTACGAAATCGTCCAGTTGCCATCCCACAAATCAAATCCCAGGTAGAAGCAGCGCAACAACGCGGTTTAGGTATCGGCTTTTTCTACTACGAAAGCCTTTGGGATATTGCCCCTGAACCAGCAGCGCAACGCCAGTCGGCATTTGCGGCTCTTTTCCCAAATTCAGCATTGCGCGATATCTCGCAAAATACACCCCGCAAGACAACTTTTAACACCGTCAGCTTACCTTTATATCCAAAACCTTCCCTTGGGCAACGTGTTCGCGGCTATTTTTTAGAAGTTGCGATCGCAAATGGTCAACCAAAACGTATTTTATTAGATACAGGGTCAGCAGGGCTAAGAGTTCCCAAAGAGTTTTTAGGTAATTCTCCGATCCAAAGAACAGGTCAAAATATCAAGGAAGTATTAAGTGATGGTACTATCCTGGAAGGAGAATTAGTTTACGCTAATGTCCGGTTTGGTTTGATTCCCACCGCCGAACCTGTTCCTGTACAAGTTGTTACTAGTCGCCAATGTAGCGCCGACAAACCTAAGTGTTCAGCTAAGAGTGGTGTACCATTTTCGGGAATTATCGGTGTTAACTATTTTGAAAAATCACTTCCCTATAACCCGTTAAGAAAACTATCAGGCAATCTGAGTAACGGATTTATTGTCGTTGGTAATGGTGGTAGTAACAAAAATGGCAGCCTTATTCTCGGTTTAACTGCTGAGAATCAAGCAGGTTTCAAAATGGCTTCTTGGAGTCCACAACCCGAAATTAATGATGTACCCGGTAAAAGATGGGATTCTCGATTGAGCAAAGTTTGTTTAACTCTTGCTGGGAGTTCTGCAAAAAATTTGTGTAATAGCAGAGCGATCGCTGATACTGGAACTATTAATGGTTTGACTGAATTCAAGTCAGCTTCTACAGCAGGTAAACTCAAACCCGGAGTATTAGGGTCAGCAAATGCTGTGAAAGTAGGAATTAATGGCATTTTTGATTATAGTTTGACGCCAGGAAAGCGCGACGGCTTTAATCGCTGGAATTTGAGTATCTCGCCACAATCAGAACTGACTATATTTGTAAATCCTGGAATCGCTTTGTTTGATAAATACGATGTACTTTTTGACCAAGTTAATGGTAAACAGGGTTTTCGCAGTCGTCGGTGA
- a CDS encoding transposase family protein, whose protein sequence is MNLIEAIQGVPDYRHARGIRHRLWIILTIVLLGSCTGYWGYKPLAEFTKNHRLSLIKLLDLSPDIQFPSASTFRNIMMSIDFQILAELFNVWAEKSLPINFKELFAIDGKCIKSTVTGGNQSYQNFVSIVSVFSL, encoded by the coding sequence ATGAATTTAATCGAAGCAATCCAAGGGGTTCCCGATTATCGACATGCTAGAGGTATTAGACATAGACTTTGGATAATACTAACTATAGTTTTGTTAGGTAGTTGTACAGGATATTGGGGGTATAAACCTTTAGCTGAGTTCACAAAAAATCATCGATTATCTCTAATCAAATTATTAGATTTATCTCCAGATATTCAATTTCCGTCAGCATCAACATTCAGAAATATTATGATGTCAATTGATTTTCAGATATTAGCTGAACTGTTTAACGTCTGGGCAGAAAAGAGTTTGCCAATTAATTTCAAAGAATTATTTGCCATCGATGGGAAATGTATTAAAAGTACTGTAACCGGGGGAAATCAATCCTATCAAAACTTTGTGAGTATCGTTTCAGTTTTCAGTTTATAG
- a CDS encoding DUF938 domain-containing protein encodes MTPQDARKYAPATERNREPILEVLLQVLPESGTILEIASGTGEHAVFFASRLRDYLWLPTDVNPQSRASIISWTEHNVCDNVYAPLELDAKEPVWAVENGGFDWLNTKPIVAIVNINMIHISPWSACLGLMAGAGRILKAGGILYLYGPFKQGGEHTAASNAAFDEYLRTENPEWGVRNLDDVVAVASAQNLILQQIYQMPANNLSVVFQRST; translated from the coding sequence ATGACACCACAAGACGCACGAAAATACGCACCAGCAACCGAGCGTAACCGCGAACCAATTCTAGAAGTACTTTTACAAGTGTTGCCGGAGAGCGGCACTATTTTAGAAATAGCAAGTGGTACTGGTGAACACGCAGTCTTTTTTGCATCCAGGCTCAGAGATTATCTGTGGCTCCCAACCGATGTAAATCCACAATCAAGAGCTAGCATTATTTCATGGACTGAACACAATGTATGTGATAACGTTTATGCACCGCTTGAACTAGATGCAAAAGAACCAGTTTGGGCTGTGGAAAATGGTGGATTTGATTGGCTAAATACGAAGCCAATTGTCGCCATTGTCAACATCAATATGATTCACATTTCACCTTGGTCAGCCTGTCTGGGGTTAATGGCAGGAGCAGGTCGTATCCTAAAAGCAGGAGGTATCCTCTATTTATATGGCCCCTTCAAACAAGGTGGAGAACATACAGCTGCGAGTAATGCGGCTTTTGACGAATATTTACGCACTGAAAACCCAGAGTGGGGTGTGCGTAACTTGGATGATGTTGTAGCAGTAGCTAGCGCCCAAAATCTAATCTTGCAACAGATTTACCAAATGCCAGCTAATAATCTTTCAGTAGTGTTTCAACGTTCTACCTAG
- a CDS encoding glycoside hydrolase 100 family protein codes for MTSAIDKNSQMETEAWELLENSVIYYQGKPIGTVAAKDAEADALNYDQCFLRDFVPSALVFLMYGKPEIVRNFLVETLKLQSHEKQIDCFEPGAGLMPASFKVHSKGNEEFLVADFGELAIARVPPIDSCMWWILLLRAYEKTTGDLSLARQPDFQAGIKLILDLCLVHRFSMYPTMLVPDGAFMIDRRMGVYEHPLEIQVLFYASLRAAGELLLPDGDGDNYLSKVNKRLGSLKYHIRNYYWLDLKRLGEIYRYKDNEFGKEIVNKFNINSESIPSWLTEWLPETGGYLAGNLGLGRIDFRFFALGNLMAILTSLAGEKESQSIMNLFAQRWQDLIGYMPVKICFPAMDGLEWRIVTGCDSKNRAWSYHNGGNWPVLLWLFTGAALKAGRTELAQAAIAIAERRLFKDKFPEYYDGNNGRLIGKEARIYQTWSIAGLLAAKRLVENPEYLELISFAEGLEVPGCSL; via the coding sequence ATGACTAGCGCAATCGATAAGAACAGTCAGATGGAAACAGAAGCTTGGGAATTATTGGAAAATTCCGTAATTTATTACCAAGGAAAACCCATTGGGACTGTAGCCGCCAAAGATGCGGAGGCCGATGCACTCAATTATGACCAGTGCTTCCTCCGCGATTTTGTCCCTTCTGCCTTGGTGTTTCTCATGTATGGGAAACCAGAGATTGTGCGTAACTTCTTAGTAGAAACACTGAAATTACAAAGTCATGAAAAGCAGATAGACTGCTTTGAACCAGGAGCGGGATTAATGCCTGCCAGTTTTAAAGTACATTCTAAGGGGAATGAGGAATTTTTGGTCGCTGATTTTGGTGAACTAGCGATCGCTCGTGTTCCCCCGATTGATTCTTGTATGTGGTGGATTCTCTTGCTACGCGCTTATGAAAAAACTACAGGCGATTTGTCACTAGCGCGTCAGCCAGATTTTCAAGCCGGAATCAAACTAATTTTGGATCTTTGCTTAGTACATCGGTTTTCCATGTACCCAACAATGTTAGTTCCCGATGGCGCGTTTATGATTGACCGTCGCATGGGAGTTTACGAACATCCTTTAGAAATTCAGGTGTTATTCTACGCATCTTTGAGGGCTGCTGGTGAATTGCTGTTACCAGATGGCGATGGCGATAACTACCTTAGCAAAGTCAATAAGCGATTGGGATCTTTGAAATATCATATCCGCAACTATTATTGGCTAGACCTGAAGCGATTGGGAGAAATCTATCGTTATAAAGATAACGAATTTGGTAAAGAAATTGTTAATAAATTCAACATCAACTCAGAATCAATTCCTAGTTGGTTGACCGAGTGGTTGCCCGAAACTGGAGGATATTTAGCGGGAAATTTGGGGCTGGGACGGATAGATTTTCGCTTTTTTGCGCTGGGAAATCTGATGGCAATTTTAACTTCCTTAGCTGGTGAAAAAGAATCTCAAAGCATTATGAATTTATTTGCCCAACGTTGGCAAGACTTAATCGGCTATATGCCTGTTAAAATTTGCTTTCCCGCAATGGATGGTTTAGAGTGGAGAATTGTGACAGGATGTGACTCTAAAAACAGGGCTTGGTCTTATCACAACGGCGGTAACTGGCCGGTTTTGCTGTGGTTATTTACTGGTGCGGCACTAAAAGCAGGTCGAACAGAACTTGCTCAAGCAGCGATCGCTATTGCCGAAAGGCGTTTATTTAAAGATAAATTCCCTGAATACTACGATGGCAATAATGGTCGTTTAATTGGCAAAGAAGCCCGAATTTATCAAACTTGGAGTATTGCCGGATTGCTAGCTGCTAAAAGGCTGGTGGAAAATCCAGAGTACTTAGAATTAATCAGTTTTGCAGAGGGTCTCGAAGTCCCAGGCTGTAGCCTGTAG
- a CDS encoding glucose 1-dehydrogenase: MIGLKGKNALITGATSGIGQAIAIRLAEEGCNIAINYRKDPDAAADTEEMALQKSCGNIENCGVKSLLVQGDVSQESDIIEMVNTVVKEFGSLDILVNNAGIQTESPSHEVTTADFDRVIAVNLRGAYLCARETIKHLLSVNRPGAIINISSVHEIIPRPMYISYSISKGGMENLTKTLALEYANRGIRVNAIGPGATITPMNQAWINDPEKKAIVESHIPMGRAGSSEEMAAAVAFLASDEAAYITGQTLFVDGGLTLYADFRESWSA, from the coding sequence ATGATAGGCTTAAAAGGAAAGAATGCTTTAATTACAGGTGCAACTTCAGGTATCGGTCAGGCGATCGCTATCAGACTCGCCGAAGAAGGGTGCAACATCGCCATCAATTACCGCAAAGACCCTGATGCCGCGGCAGATACGGAAGAGATGGCATTGCAAAAATCCTGCGGAAATATCGAAAATTGTGGTGTGAAGTCGCTGCTGGTTCAAGGAGATGTCTCCCAAGAATCAGACATTATTGAGATGGTCAACACCGTAGTAAAGGAATTTGGCAGTTTAGATATTCTAGTTAATAATGCTGGCATTCAAACAGAAAGTCCATCCCACGAAGTTACCACAGCAGACTTTGATCGGGTAATTGCAGTCAATCTCCGGGGTGCTTATCTCTGCGCGCGTGAAACTATTAAACACCTCCTGTCTGTTAATCGTCCAGGAGCGATTATTAATATTTCCAGCGTTCACGAAATTATTCCGCGACCGATGTATATCAGTTATTCCATTAGCAAAGGCGGGATGGAAAACCTCACCAAAACCTTAGCTTTGGAATATGCTAACCGAGGTATTCGTGTCAATGCCATTGGCCCTGGAGCAACAATCACGCCAATGAACCAAGCCTGGATAAACGATCCTGAAAAAAAGGCGATCGTGGAAAGTCACATCCCAATGGGGCGTGCTGGCTCCTCTGAGGAGATGGCAGCCGCAGTAGCTTTTTTAGCTTCGGATGAAGCCGCCTACATCACTGGACAAACGCTATTTGTAGATGGTGGATTGACTCTATATGCTGACTTCCGGGAATCTTGGTCAGCTTGA
- a CDS encoding amino acid permease, with product MSRRKNYNLLDRTTSIEVATPKASLTLPDAVSLIVGIVIGAGIFQTPALVASQAGSDLAVMFLWLMGGVVSLVGALCYAELATVYPDVGGVYYYLKRAFGRGVAFLFAWARMTVIQTGSIALLAFVFGDYVSQIWQLGTFSSSIYAAIAIALLTALNIVGLQQGKWTQNLLSAAKVLGLLLVVILGLTAIPNSAAPIESASSGTWGLAMVFVLLSYGGWNEAAYISAEIQDGRRNIVRSLMWSIGIITAIYLLINLAYLRGLGLANMAQSEAVAADLMRSLWGQPGALFISVLIAIATLGATNATIFTGARTNYALGQDFSLFGFMGRWQQRPSSPTYALFLQAAISLALVLLGTLTRKGFQTMVDYTAPIFWFFFLLSGISLLVLRIREPHIVRPFRVPFYPLTPLLFCAVCAYLLYSSLVYTGVGAIAGVLVVAAGIPLLFWNNYRQGRT from the coding sequence GTGAGTAGACGTAAAAACTACAATTTGCTCGATCGGACAACATCAATTGAAGTCGCAACACCTAAAGCATCCCTGACACTACCAGATGCAGTGTCTTTAATTGTCGGTATTGTCATCGGAGCGGGGATTTTTCAAACTCCGGCTCTAGTGGCAAGTCAAGCAGGCAGTGATCTTGCTGTAATGTTTCTTTGGCTAATGGGTGGTGTCGTGTCTCTGGTAGGAGCCTTGTGCTATGCAGAGTTGGCGACTGTCTATCCCGACGTCGGCGGTGTCTACTACTATTTGAAACGTGCATTCGGACGGGGAGTCGCCTTTTTATTTGCCTGGGCGCGGATGACAGTGATTCAAACAGGTTCCATTGCTCTATTGGCATTTGTTTTTGGTGATTATGTTTCTCAGATATGGCAGCTAGGAACGTTTTCGTCTTCTATATATGCAGCCATAGCGATCGCACTTTTAACTGCTTTGAACATCGTTGGCTTGCAACAGGGTAAGTGGACACAAAACTTGCTGAGTGCTGCGAAAGTTCTAGGTTTGTTACTGGTAGTGATTCTTGGGCTTACCGCCATTCCTAATTCTGCCGCCCCTATAGAATCTGCATCATCGGGAACCTGGGGATTGGCAATGGTGTTTGTGTTGCTATCTTACGGTGGTTGGAATGAGGCAGCTTACATCTCCGCAGAAATCCAAGATGGACGACGTAATATTGTGCGATCGCTAATGTGGAGTATTGGTATTATCACTGCCATTTACCTACTAATCAATCTGGCTTACCTGCGGGGACTGGGATTAGCAAACATGGCACAGTCAGAAGCAGTAGCCGCAGATTTAATGCGCTCTCTTTGGGGCCAACCGGGAGCTTTGTTTATCAGTGTGCTGATTGCGATCGCTACTTTGGGAGCAACCAACGCCACAATCTTTACTGGAGCGCGTACCAATTACGCACTGGGACAGGATTTTTCGCTATTTGGTTTTATGGGACGCTGGCAACAACGTCCGAGCAGTCCTACCTATGCCTTATTCTTGCAAGCAGCGATCTCCTTAGCACTGGTTCTTTTAGGCACGCTCACCCGCAAAGGCTTTCAAACAATGGTGGATTACACTGCCCCGATATTTTGGTTCTTTTTCCTGCTTTCCGGCATATCACTGCTGGTATTGCGCATCCGCGAACCCCACATAGTTCGCCCTTTCCGTGTGCCATTTTATCCTTTAACACCATTACTCTTTTGTGCAGTCTGCGCTTACTTGCTGTACTCTAGCTTGGTTTATACAGGTGTGGGAGCGATCGCAGGTGTTTTAGTGGTGGCAGCAGGTATTCCCCTGTTGTTCTGGAATAACTACCGTCAAGGTAGGACTTAA
- a CDS encoding NblA/ycf18 family protein produces the protein MNQPITLSLEQEFSLRTFADQVQQMSREQAQEFLLMLYKQMIIRETTYQELLKHQWELDSDSILG, from the coding sequence ATGAATCAACCCATTACATTATCTTTAGAACAAGAATTTAGCCTTAGAACTTTTGCTGACCAAGTGCAGCAGATGTCCCGTGAACAAGCTCAAGAGTTTTTGCTTATGCTCTATAAGCAGATGATAATTCGGGAAACGACTTACCAAGAATTGCTCAAACATCAGTGGGAACTTGATTCAGACTCAATTTTGGGTTAA
- a CDS encoding peroxiredoxin-like family protein: protein MNPYTILNQTGLQRVSDGMIRPLLENCETASYILVLVWPQLGDFDSLEYAWWLQREAKKLSDEKFAIRAVGIGNRASGTRFCEYTGFPPENLFVEPNGELHHQLKLYSGLNLPVPRISPAQKAWLNLVLMCAGFGSPGTLREVFRGYRGDRQAPQLIEDDEIIQGTPLPAFQGSFFKLAGGSGFQRPFELATLRLRNMVEVLSNWHTYVPNSAYLTQRGGTFLFDTKGQLLYEHRDPGILGFAANMSQPLSFLSSIATDRFTSTH from the coding sequence ATGAATCCTTACACTATCCTTAATCAGACCGGACTTCAGCGTGTTAGTGATGGCATGATCCGCCCCCTACTAGAAAATTGCGAGACTGCCTCATATATCCTTGTTTTAGTCTGGCCCCAGCTTGGGGATTTTGATAGTCTTGAATATGCTTGGTGGTTACAGCGCGAAGCTAAGAAATTGTCAGATGAAAAATTCGCTATTCGTGCGGTGGGAATTGGTAATCGCGCCTCTGGAACAAGATTCTGTGAATATACAGGATTTCCACCTGAAAATTTATTTGTTGAACCTAATGGAGAACTACATCACCAACTCAAACTTTATTCAGGTCTGAATCTTCCTGTCCCTAGAATTTCCCCTGCTCAGAAAGCTTGGCTAAATCTAGTGTTAATGTGTGCAGGGTTTGGAAGTCCTGGAACGCTACGAGAAGTTTTTCGGGGATACAGGGGAGATCGTCAAGCCCCTCAACTCATTGAAGATGATGAAATTATTCAAGGTACTCCTCTACCTGCTTTTCAAGGCTCGTTTTTCAAATTAGCTGGCGGAAGTGGGTTTCAACGTCCGTTTGAATTAGCTACTTTACGGCTACGGAATATGGTGGAAGTTCTCAGCAATTGGCATACTTATGTACCTAATTCTGCCTACTTGACTCAGCGTGGTGGAACTTTTCTGTTTGATACCAAAGGCCAGTTACTTTACGAACATCGAGATCCAGGAATTCTGGGCTTTGCTGCTAATATGAGTCAGCCCCTATCATTTTTATCCTCGATCGCAACGGATAGGTTTACTTCAACTCATTAA